A window of Roseobacter fucihabitans genomic DNA:
AGCGTTCAAAACCAACGCGCGAGGCATCATTCCACAGGTCCTTGTCGGTACTGCGAATGGTTAACTTGCACCCCATATCCCGCGCCAGTGCCCAGCCAGACGATTTTCCGGTATTCGGCATCTTCTCGAGCGCTGCGCCCGAACCCGTCGCTCACTCTGCCGCGCGGAGCTGACGCTCCTGATAGTAGCCCCTGAGAAGTTGGATTTGCGTTTCGATGCTCACGCCGTCGTCACGCCATTGCGCGACCAGAGCTTCGGCTTAGGGATCACGCGGCAGCCCTTCAATATCCGCATCCACCATCGCGCTTTCATAACGCTCAAGAGCTTCTGCGTCGGTATCTTCGCCGTTTTGTGTCACAAATCCAGTTTAGCAGAACATTGCTATTTTTGCAAACTTGGAGCCGGGCCAGACAGGTCATCGTTCTCGCGTCTCACCGCCCGCACACAAGCCTCGCTGGCCTGACATCAGCAGAATATGTTAACCGGTCAAAAGAAGACCAAAACCTGAACAGAGCTAACCTAAATTAGCGGACTCATTGGGGAGAAGGTCACTGTAATTCTATTGTTTTTGCGACATATGGTTGGGTGAGTGATGTAAAAAAAAGGTTTTTGAGACAAACCGACACTGATCCGCAATCTGACCGCCGGACATCTTCTGGCGGATATTTTCTGGCGGACAGGGGCTTTGACGCGGATTGGCTGCGAAATGACCTGCTGGATCGTGACATCATCCCGGCCATATCCCCGAAATCTAACCGGAAATTCCCGGCAGAGTTCGACAAGAAGACCTACAATTGGCGGCATCTGATCGAAAACTACTTCGGCAAACTGAAGAAAAACAGAAGCATAGCCATACGCTCGTGCAAAACAGCCCAGAGCTTCAAAGCCTTCATCTCGATTGCGGCGACAATCATCCAAATGCGGTGAGCGTCAACAGCCCATAGTAATTTTTCTTGAATGGATGAAAATCAATACCTTGATGAACCGAAAGTATGTCCTGTCAAATTATTCAGACTTTTCGGTCAACACTTCTTGAAACTCTCTCCATTCGCCTTTCGACATGCCCGACGTTTCTTGCGTAACTGCTTCTCCCTTTAGCATGCGCCGCACACAATTTAACGCCTTACCGGACATGCTGGCACCACCCAGGCGGTAGTCCTCAAAAGCCCGATAGGCGGCGGGGACCCAATCAGCGACCATAGCGCAGATCGCATCAGCATAGACACGAATCTCGTACTGAGCATGGGCATCCGCACGCAGGCGCAAAAAATGGAAAAGGTTGTGTAAATCAACCTTCCAATACCACTGGGTATACACATTGGCAGGAAGGTTCATGCGCGCCAGCTCACGCGCTAATCCGTCTTGTGTTTCGCCGCCGGGCCCATCCTGCGAAATCATCGCTTCGTAGTTATCATAAGCGCGGTTGCTGTCAGATTTCAGGATTTCGAGAACACGAGCTGCCTCAGCCCCCTCGAGAACGCCACCCCGACCCTGATTGTTGACGACTGATTGTGCGTTGATATGCTCCGGGGCCGGAATGTAAAATTCGCGATCAAGGATCGAATAGCGCGCGGAATATTCGTTTACGTTTGCCGTGCGATGCCGAATCCATTGGCGCGCGACAAAAACGGGAAGCTTGACGTGCAGTTTGATCTCGCACATCTCGAACGGCGTAGAATGCCAATGCCGCATCAGATAGCGAATAAGACCTTCGTCGTTTTGCACTGATTTTGTGCCCTTACCATAAGAAACCCGCGCGGCCTGACAAATGGCGGCGTCATCGCCCATATAATCAATGACCCGAACAAAGCCGTGATCCAGTACAGGTTGCGCCTTGTAGAGGTGTTTTTCCATGCCAGAAGACACCGCACGCAGAGTCTGCTGTGGCGCTTGTCGCTGTTCATCGATTTCGGCCTGCTGTTGAGGGCTCAGGGGCATACGGCGTGTCCTTTTTCGGTATGAGTCGCGGGTGACTGTAGCGGGACCAGGGCCCGCGAGAAACCTCGATATGGGGTATTCGAAGAATTCGATTGAGGTGGGCCATAGCCTATGCAGCGGGCTGGTATCTTGGTCCTGGCGTGATAGGTTGAAACGGCCGGGTTAATGCAATGGAGTGATACAATGGGTCTGAAATATCTGCACACAATGGTTCGGGTGAAGGACCTGGAGGCCTCTATGGCGTTTTACGAGTTGCTGGGTTTGCAACAGACGCGGCGGATGGACAGCGAAGGCGGGCGCTTCACGCTTGTCTTCATGGCCCCCCCCGGGCAAGAAGACTGCCCCGTGGAGTTGACTTACAATTGGGACGGCGATGATGCGTTGCCCGACGATAGCCGCCATTTTGGCCATCTGGCGTATCGGGTCGATAATATTTACGAGCTGTGCCAGCAC
This region includes:
- the thyX gene encoding FAD-dependent thymidylate synthase — encoded protein: MPLSPQQQAEIDEQRQAPQQTLRAVSSGMEKHLYKAQPVLDHGFVRVIDYMGDDAAICQAARVSYGKGTKSVQNDEGLIRYLMRHWHSTPFEMCEIKLHVKLPVFVARQWIRHRTANVNEYSARYSILDREFYIPAPEHINAQSVVNNQGRGGVLEGAEAARVLEILKSDSNRAYDNYEAMISQDGPGGETQDGLARELARMNLPANVYTQWYWKVDLHNLFHFLRLRADAHAQYEIRVYADAICAMVADWVPAAYRAFEDYRLGGASMSGKALNCVRRMLKGEAVTQETSGMSKGEWREFQEVLTEKSE
- a CDS encoding VOC family protein, encoding MGLKYLHTMVRVKDLEASMAFYELLGLQQTRRMDSEGGRFTLVFMAPPGQEDCPVELTYNWDGDDALPDDSRHFGHLAYRVDNIYELCQHLMDNGVTINRPPRDGHMAFVRSPDNVSIELLQNGDNLAPAEPWASMENIGHW
- a CDS encoding transposase: MRQTDTDPQSDRRTSSGGYFLADRGFDADWLRNDLLDRDIIPAISPKSNRKFPAEFDKKTYNWRHLIENYFGKLKKNRSIAIRSCKTAQSFKAFISIAATIIQMR